The nucleotide sequence TGATGATTTACCCAATTTCCGCACAAGGCAAAGCGTTCTGCGAACAAGCGAAACACGCCTTTGCCCGAGATTTTGCCTTGCAGCCGTTTTTTGCCGAAATCAGCGAAGATTTGCCAAATTTCCGCCAATTTCAACCGCTTGCAGAGAGCAAATTAAACGAAAAAGATTGGCAAAACTTAACCGCTTTTGCTGAAGGGAAACGTGCATTATCGGCAGTTTATGTCAGTTTGAAACGATTGAATTTGCCGGAAATTACGCTACAAGCTAACGCCGACAAAGCCGAAATTGCAAAATACCGGCAAATTGTGCGAGAGCATATAAAGCCATAAAAATAATTTATGCGAATAAATTAAATTTTTTATGTTTACCTCTTGCTAATTTTTCCATTTAGCCTTATAAATTCACCGTTTATTTTTAAATTTTAAGGAGGATTCCCTATGCCAATGTTTAGCCATATTCAAGCAGCTCCTGCCGATCCGATTTTAGGTTTAGGCGAGGCTTTCAAAGCAGATACCCGCGAAGGTAAAATTAATTTAGGTATCGGTGTTTATATGACCGATGAAGGAAAAACCCCTATCGTTAAAGCGGTAAAAGAAGCAGAAAAACGCTTATTAGAAAACGAAACCACCAAAACCTATCTAACCATTGACGGTGTGCAAGCCTTTAATGCCGCAACACAAGCGTTATTATTCGGCGAAAATGCGGAAGTCATTACCTCTGGGCGTGCGAAAACCGCTCAAAGTTTAGGTGGTACAGGGGCATTACGTATTGCGGCAGAATTTGTAAAACGTCACACGGCAGCGAAAAATGTTTGGATCTCCACCCCAACGTGGCCGAACCACAACGCTATTTTTGAAGCGGTCGGCATTGATGTGAAAGGCTACCGCTACTACGATAAAGAGACCAACGGTTTAGATTGGGATAACTTAATCGCAGACTTAAGCCAAGCGGAAGCTGGCGATGTGGTATTACTCCACGGCTGCTGCCACAACCCGACCGGTATCGACCCAACCCCTGCACAATGGGAGCAATTAGCCGCATTATCGGCAGAAAAAGGCTGGTTACCGTTATTCGACTTCGCTTACCAAGGCTTCGCAAACGGTTTGGAAGAAGATGCTTACGGCTTACGTGCATTCGTGAAAAACAACCGTGAATTATTGGTGGCAAGCTCATTCTCGAAAAACTTCGGTTTATATAACGAGCGTGTTGGGGCATTTACCTTAATTGCAGATAACGCGGATGACGCAAACCGTGCATTTACGCAAATTAAATCAATTATTCGTGTGCTTTACTCTAACCCATCTGCCCACGGTGCAAGTGCGGTTGCGGTGGCGTTAGCTGATCCTGAACTGAAAGCATTATGGATTGGAGAGTTAGACGAAATGCGTAACCGCATTAAAGAGATGCGTGCGAAGTTGGTGCAATTATTGAAAGAGAAAAGCGCAAACAAAGATTTCTCATTCATCAACGAACAAAACGGTATGTTCTCTTTCAGCGGTTTAACACCGGAGCAAGTGGACAGACTAAAAGATGAATTCGCAATTTATGCGGTGCGTTCAGGTCGAATTAACGTGGCAGGCATCACCAGCAAAAATATTGAAGCATTAGCAGATGCGATTGTGAAAGTGCTTTAATTGAGTAAAAAACAAAAGGTGAACATTCGGTTCGCCTTTATTTTTGCTTCAAATTTGATTATTTGTCTAACCAAAGCATAAAATCCGCGACAGTATGGAATGAACCAAAGACCAGCACAATATCTTGCTCGGTTGCTTTTTCAAACAACACAAGGCTGGCTTCAGATACGGTTTCATAACTACAAGCGGTCGAATTTGGCAAAACTTTTACCAATTTTTCTAATACAGCCTCGCCACTCTGCCCTCGCCAACAATCCAAACCGGCACAATGCCATTCATCAATCACGCTTTCCAACGGCACCACAATACCGGATAAATCCTTATCTTCTAAGGCACTAAACACCGCATAAATGTGCTGATTTGGGCGTTTTAACTCATTTAAGCGTTCCGCCAAATAACGTGCAGCGTGCGGATTATGCCCCACATCAATAATCACTTTGGCAAGCGGTCTATTTTTTGAAAAATTTGCAAAATCTTTGTCTGTTAGCGTTTGGAAACGAGCGGTCATTTGAGCTTCAAGAAAGGCTTCTCGAATAATTTGCTCATCAATTTCAAACGGCAGTTGCATTAACGCTGCCAATGCTGTGCCAGCATTGGGAATCGGAATTAACGGCAACGGTAAATCCACGAAAGATTTGGCTTCAGAACGCCATTGGAACAGATTATTTTGAATGTCAAAATACCAATCCTTACCTCGATAAAAAGCGTGACAATTTAACGAATTGACGATTTCTTTAATCGAATTTGGGCAATCCGGTTCACCGATAATGACAGGAATATTCGCACGGAAAATGCCTGCTTTTTCCCGCCCGATATCTTCACGGTTATCGCCAAGAAATGCGACGTGGTCGATGTCGATGGAGGTAATAATCGCCAAGTTTGGCTCAACAATGTTAGTGGCATCTAAGCGACCGCCTAAGCCCACTTCCAAAATCACAATATCAAGATTATTTTGCTTGAATAAATCCAAGCCTGAGAGCGTGCTGAACTCAAAATAGCTGAGTGAAGCGGTCTTTTTTTCGTTAATTTTTGCAAATGAACGAATGTGCTCTGCATCAGGTAACAATTCGCCATTCACTCGCACACGCTCGTTGTAGCGGATTAAATGTGGTGAGGAAAATACGCCGACTTTAAAACCGGCTTTTAGCAGAGCCACTTCCAGCAATCGGCAGGTTGAACCTTTGCCGTTTGTGCCGGCAACTGTGATGACATAAGGGGCAGGATTAAGCAAGTCTAGCTCTTTTGCCACTTGGGTGATGCGTTCCAAGCCCATATCAATCGGTTTGGAATGGGCATTTTCTAAATAGGAAAGCCACGTTTCCAAAGAATCCGTGGCTTTAGGGGTTATTAATGTGTTCATTAAAACTTCATTATTCAAGGTTATGCAACGTCTTCAACCACTAATTCCGCTACTTTAAACGGTGTTGGTTGATTGGTTAATTTCGCACAAAGGCGAGCTAAGGTATCACGCATCTCTTTACGAGGTACGATCATATCAATCGCTCCGTGCTCTAATAAAAACTCAGCACGTTGGAAGCCTTCCGGCAATTTTTCACGCACGGTTTGCTCAATAACACGAGGGCCCGCAAAGCCGATTAACGCTTTTGGCTCAGCGATATTAATATCGCCCAACATTGCAAGACTTGCAGAAACACCGCCTAAAGTTGGGTCGGTTAATACGGAAATAAACGGCACGCCCTGCTCTTTCATTTTTGCCAAAATCGCACTGGTTTTTGCCATTTGCATTAACGAGAACAAAGCCTCTTGCATACGAGCACCGCCAGATGCCGAGAAACAGATAAACGGAATTTTTTCCGCTAACGCTTTTTCTGCCGCTTTCACAAATTTCGCCCCAACCACAGAACCCATTGAGCCACCCATAAATTCAAAGTTGAATGACGCAGTTACCACCGGCATATTGTGTAACGTGCCGGAAAGGACGATGAAAGAGTCTTTCTCGCCTGTCTGTTTTTGAGCAGCGGTTAAACGATCTTTATATTTTTTCAGATCTTTAAACTTCAACACATCTTGCGGTTCTAAATCGGCGGCAAGTTCAACTGCTGAATCTTTGTCTAATAAATTCAATAAACGGGTGCGTGCATCAATACGCATATGATGATCACATTTCGGACATACATATTGATTACGTTGTAATTCTTCACTATAGAGAACCTGTTCACAACTTGCACATTTCGTCCAAACCCCTTCAGGGATCTTTGATTTTGCAGTACTTGATGAAGATGAATCTCTACCTAAAATTCTGTCTAACCAGCTCATTTTTAGTCCTTCTGGATTGAGTTGTGGGATAAATAAAATTCTTGCTATTAAAGCACAATTTATGGCTTTTTGATATGTTTTATTGACATATCAGATCACTAACTGTGTGCATAAGTACGATAAAAAAACGCAATCATAAGAATAACAAGCATTATAACAATTTGAATCAAACGTTTTTTGGTTAATTTTTCCACTGCCATTTTATATCCTTGGTTGCTAAAAAATCGTCATATTATAAGCGAAAAGAAGGTTATTATGCTAGAATTTGTAAAATTTGGGTAAAAATCGATCGCTTGTAATAAGGAAAAATATGGCTACTATCGAACAATTTCTTGAAGTCGTGAACCAACTTCGCCACCCAGAACACGGCTGCCCGTGGGATTTAAAGCAGAACTTCGACACTATGCTTCCCCATTTATTAGAAGAAACCTATGAAGTTGCTGAAGCTATCCATACTCAAGATCGTTCTGCTCTAAGAGAAGAATTGGGCGATTTATTACTGCAAGTTGTTTTCTTAAGCCAACTAGCAAAAGAAGAAGGCTCTTTTACCTTTGATGATGTTGTAAACGATATTCACGATAAACTGATTTACCGCCATCCTCACGTTTTTGGTGATGTAAAAGCAGAAAATAGTGAAGAGGCGTTAAAAAGCTGGGAAGCACAAAAAGCGAATGATGAAAAACATCGTAACCAAGAATCTATATTAGATGATCTCCCTTTTGCTTTACCCGCTCTTACTCGTGCCAATAAATTACAAAAGCGTTGTTCAAAAGTCGGTTTTGATTGGGATAACCCACAAGATGTATTAGCTAAAGTAGAAGAAGAACTTGATGAAGTGAAAGCAGAAATAGCTCTATATCCAGAGCGTTCAGCTGAACTTGCTGAAGAATTAGGCGATTTGTTGTTTGCAGTTGTAAATTTATGCCGTCATTATCATACAGATGCTGAGGAAAACCTACGAAACGCCAATCTGAAATTTGAGAAACGTTTTAAAAGAGTTGAACATATAGCTAAAAGTAATAATAAAACTATAACTGATTATACTCTGAAAGAGTTAAATAAAATATGGGAGAAAATAAAATAGATAATATCTATCATTTAGATAGATATAAAAGATAGTACCGTAAGA is from Mannheimia varigena and encodes:
- the folC gene encoding bifunctional tetrahydrofolate synthase/dihydrofolate synthase, which codes for MNTLITPKATDSLETWLSYLENAHSKPIDMGLERITQVAKELDLLNPAPYVITVAGTNGKGSTCRLLEVALLKAGFKVGVFSSPHLIRYNERVRVNGELLPDAEHIRSFAKINEKKTASLSYFEFSTLSGLDLFKQNNLDIVILEVGLGGRLDATNIVEPNLAIITSIDIDHVAFLGDNREDIGREKAGIFRANIPVIIGEPDCPNSIKEIVNSLNCHAFYRGKDWYFDIQNNLFQWRSEAKSFVDLPLPLIPIPNAGTALAALMQLPFEIDEQIIREAFLEAQMTARFQTLTDKDFANFSKNRPLAKVIIDVGHNPHAARYLAERLNELKRPNQHIYAVFSALEDKDLSGIVVPLESVIDEWHCAGLDCWRGQSGEAVLEKLVKVLPNSTACSYETVSEASLVLFEKATEQDIVLVFGSFHTVADFMLWLDK
- the mazG gene encoding nucleoside triphosphate pyrophosphohydrolase, which codes for MATIEQFLEVVNQLRHPEHGCPWDLKQNFDTMLPHLLEETYEVAEAIHTQDRSALREELGDLLLQVVFLSQLAKEEGSFTFDDVVNDIHDKLIYRHPHVFGDVKAENSEEALKSWEAQKANDEKHRNQESILDDLPFALPALTRANKLQKRCSKVGFDWDNPQDVLAKVEEELDEVKAEIALYPERSAELAEELGDLLFAVVNLCRHYHTDAEENLRNANLKFEKRFKRVEHIAKSNNKTITDYTLKELNKIWEKIK
- a CDS encoding amino acid aminotransferase, with the protein product MPMFSHIQAAPADPILGLGEAFKADTREGKINLGIGVYMTDEGKTPIVKAVKEAEKRLLENETTKTYLTIDGVQAFNAATQALLFGENAEVITSGRAKTAQSLGGTGALRIAAEFVKRHTAAKNVWISTPTWPNHNAIFEAVGIDVKGYRYYDKETNGLDWDNLIADLSQAEAGDVVLLHGCCHNPTGIDPTPAQWEQLAALSAEKGWLPLFDFAYQGFANGLEEDAYGLRAFVKNNRELLVASSFSKNFGLYNERVGAFTLIADNADDANRAFTQIKSIIRVLYSNPSAHGASAVAVALADPELKALWIGELDEMRNRIKEMRAKLVQLLKEKSANKDFSFINEQNGMFSFSGLTPEQVDRLKDEFAIYAVRSGRINVAGITSKNIEALADAIVKVL
- the accD gene encoding acetyl-CoA carboxylase, carboxyltransferase subunit beta, which produces MSWLDRILGRDSSSSSTAKSKIPEGVWTKCASCEQVLYSEELQRNQYVCPKCDHHMRIDARTRLLNLLDKDSAVELAADLEPQDVLKFKDLKKYKDRLTAAQKQTGEKDSFIVLSGTLHNMPVVTASFNFEFMGGSMGSVVGAKFVKAAEKALAEKIPFICFSASGGARMQEALFSLMQMAKTSAILAKMKEQGVPFISVLTDPTLGGVSASLAMLGDINIAEPKALIGFAGPRVIEQTVREKLPEGFQRAEFLLEHGAIDMIVPRKEMRDTLARLCAKLTNQPTPFKVAELVVEDVA